In one Silene latifolia isolate original U9 population chromosome 10, ASM4854445v1, whole genome shotgun sequence genomic region, the following are encoded:
- the LOC141607439 gene encoding uncharacterized protein LOC141607439, protein MVITATGSLKEACMCKGFGSTLSGAALQWFVSLPNRSITCFADLVNAFHQQFASSRRPEKQTSDLYRIVQGPEEATRDFLNRFNREKVAIPRCDIATAIEAFRQGLRQESDLYKDLTKYPCTTFEEVQTKAIAVMRLEEDSGPRRTVYGTDSTSRKAPVEKQNERAKPYSKPVNKVSEGPGGKNNSEPPPKVSEYKFSTNLAGVLKALKEIRGVRWPRKRTDERPNDKRDSSKRCEYHDDIGHDTDECYTLRKEVKFQYDRGNLDHLLPGGSTKVHSTNQVLPTPPPVCSRIVNVITGGSDLCGLTYSAAKRHATQTKGDKPEFSCRVSRQDLPAVTFDETDAQNAPEQHHDALIITLPIGNCEVRKILVDTGSSVNLIMLETLKVMGFSEKDLATKEVPLVGFSGETKHSLGEIVIPTYAKGVNKQVRYLVIDGPSTYNVILGRPWIHDMKAVPSTYHQCLKFPTPWGVQEIRGDQEEAKNCYKIALKPTARPPA, encoded by the coding sequence atggtgATCACTGCGACAGGCTCCTTGAAGGAAGCCTGTATGTGTAAAGGGTTTGGATCTACTTTGTCCGGAGCAGCTCTACAATGGTTCGTCAGCCTGCCAAACAGGAGTATAACCTGCTTCGCCGACCTAGTCAATGCCTTCCACCAGCAGTTTGCCAGCAGCCGCAGACCAGAAAAACAAACCAGTGACCTGTATCGGATAGTACAGGGACCTGAGGAGGCCACCAGAGATTTTCTGAACAGGTTCAACAGGGAGAAGGTGGCAATTCCTCGGTGCGACATAGCCACAGCCATAGAAGCATTCCGCCAGGGGCTCCGTCAGGAGTCAGACTTGTATAAGGATTTGACCAAGTACCCATGCACtaccttcgaagaggtgcagacAAAGGCAATTGCAGTCATGCGGCTGGAAGAAGACTCAGGGCCCAGGAGAACAGTTTATGGCACAGATTCTACATCCAGAAAGGCACCTGTGGAGAAGCAGAATGAAAGAGCCAAACCCTACAGCAAACCTGTGAATAAAGTATCGGAGGGCCCTGGAGGAAAGAACAACTCAGAGCCACCTCCGAAAGTAAGTGAGTATAAATTCTCCACCAATCTTGCAGGTGTGCTCAAGGCCCTAAAGGAGATCCGAGGAGTCAGGTGGCCCAGGAAGCGGACTGACGAGCGTCCTAACGACAAGAGAGACTCCAGTAAAAGGTGCGAATACCATGATGACATCGGTCATGACACCGACGAATGCTACACCTTgagaaaggaagtcaaattccaaTACGATCGAGGAAACTTGGACCATCTATTGCCAGGAGGCTCCACCAAAGTTCATTCCACGAACCAGGTTCTACCTACGCCTCCCCCTGTGTGCAGTAGAATTGTGAATGTTATTACAGGAGGCTCGGACTTGTGCGGCCTAACCTATTCAGCAGCCAAAAGACACGCCACGCAAACCAAAGGAGATAAGCCAGAGTTTTCCTGCAGAGTCAGCCGCCAGGACCTCCCTGCAGTCACCTTTGATGAGACAGACGCACAAAATGCTCCAGAACAACACCACGACGCTCTGATCATCACCCTCCCCATAGGCAATTGCGAGGTACGGAAGATCTTGGTGGACACAGGAAGCTCCGTCAACCTGATTATGCTGGAAACACTGAAGGTcatggggttcagcgagaagGACCTAGCAACAAAAGAGGTGCCTCTAGTCGGTTTTAGTGGCGAAACGAAGCATTCTCTGGGAGAAATCGTCATACCGACCTATGCCAAGGGAGTCAACAAACAGGTAAGATATTTGGTTATCGATgggccctctacttacaatgtgattcttggcaggccctggatccacgacATGAAGGCGGTACCTTCAACCTACCACCAATGCCTGAAATTCCCAACGCCTTGGGGAGTGCAAGAGATACGTGGGGATCAGGAGGAAGCCAAGAATTGCTATAAGATAGCCCTGAAGCCAACAGCCAGACCgccagcatag
- the LOC141608939 gene encoding uncharacterized protein LOC141608939 isoform X2 codes for MSSDSARPKVTLQMILAQRRKRATGGVPKPASKRKNESSLDAEAACSKKPATSSDSVPVEITPLASLPPEDREVSTPQSPNAPPPEMILKLPEGFGRSRALGHWPYLERLLLPGPRSSLEKRPLKEMADLEAEHAFESLQISLLIREKLAKLEDEVCFLRTEKRELFGQLDGERKEKANLRGEIVSVRSSLKDSEEQLAQALEANNSLTAEIKVLREKKANLSKALTDVAACSSWEMKITCIKEFQEGKHLSWDLEEEERLFADSFPEKVDLGILSDFEIDALEEDDGFSAAEEEEVQRGTHTADNLAPEGNSVQPAPGDVPTPVAEVERVVLD; via the exons atgTCGTCTG ATTCTGCCAGGCCCAAGGTTACTTTGCAAATGATATTGGCTCAGAGGAGGAAGAGGGCCACCGGGGGTGTCCCCAAGCCTGCTTCTAAGAGAAAGAACGAGTCCTCTCTTGATGCCGAGGCTGCTTGCTCAAAAAAGCCTGCTACTTCTTCTGACTCGGTGCCTGTTGAAATTACCCCTCTTGCATCGCTACCTCCTGAGGATAGGGAGGTCTCCACTCCCCAAAGCCCTAATGCTCCTCCTCCCGAAATGATTCTGAAGCTCCCAGAAGGGTTTGGCAGGTCCAGGGCCCTTGGTCACTGGCCTTACTTGGAACGCTTGCTGCTTCCTGGTCCTCGTTCGTCACTGGAGAAGAGACCCTTAAAGGAGATGGCGGACTTGGAAGCTGAGCATGCCTTTGAG TCGCTGCAGATTTCGCTCCTTATCCGAGAGAAGCTTGCCAAGCTGGAAGATGAAGTGTGCTTCCTCCGGACAGAAAAAAGGGAGCTCTTTGGCCAGCTGGATGGGGAGAGGAAGGAGAAAGCCAACCTCCGAGGGGAGATTGTCTCAGTTCGTAGCAGCCTGAAGGATTCTGAGGAACAGCTTGCTCAAGCTTTGGAGGCTAACAACTCTTTGACCGCTGAGATTAAGGTCCTGAGGGAGAAAAAGGCCAACCTGTCCAAGGCCCTGACTGACGTTGCAGCCTGCTCTTCCTGGGAGATGAAGATCACCTGTATTAAGGAATTTCAAGAGGGGAAGCACCTGTCCTGGGATCTGGAAGAGGAAGAACGATTGTTTGCCGACTCTTTTCCCGAGAAGGTTGACTTGGGCATATTGTCGGATTTCGAGATTGACGCCTTGGAGGAGGATGACGGCTTCTCTGCTGCTGAGgaggaagaagttcaaagagGAACTCATACTGCTGACAACCTGGCTCCAGAAGGCAACTCTGTTCAGCCTGCTCCTGGAGATGTTCCAACTCCTGTTGCAGAGGTGGAGCGTGTCGTGCTGGACTGA
- the LOC141608939 gene encoding uncharacterized protein LOC141608939 isoform X1, which produces MIFKIFVASLNRLVPSLDEVGSLTKLFGLSPEKRSFNRLLGFTPGAPTPAVEEEEEEMSSDSARPKVTLQMILAQRRKRATGGVPKPASKRKNESSLDAEAACSKKPATSSDSVPVEITPLASLPPEDREVSTPQSPNAPPPEMILKLPEGFGRSRALGHWPYLERLLLPGPRSSLEKRPLKEMADLEAEHAFESLQISLLIREKLAKLEDEVCFLRTEKRELFGQLDGERKEKANLRGEIVSVRSSLKDSEEQLAQALEANNSLTAEIKVLREKKANLSKALTDVAACSSWEMKITCIKEFQEGKHLSWDLEEEERLFADSFPEKVDLGILSDFEIDALEEDDGFSAAEEEEVQRGTHTADNLAPEGNSVQPAPGDVPTPVAEVERVVLD; this is translated from the exons ATGATTTTCAAGATTTTCGtagcaa GTTTGAATCGTCTGGTTCCTTCGCTGGATGAAGTTGGCTCCTTGACGAAACTCTTTGGCCTGTCTCCTGAAAAGCGTTCCTTCAACCGCCTGCTTGGTTTTACTCCTGGTGCACCGACTCCTGCTGtagaagaggaggaagaagaaatgTCGTCTG ATTCTGCCAGGCCCAAGGTTACTTTGCAAATGATATTGGCTCAGAGGAGGAAGAGGGCCACCGGGGGTGTCCCCAAGCCTGCTTCTAAGAGAAAGAACGAGTCCTCTCTTGATGCCGAGGCTGCTTGCTCAAAAAAGCCTGCTACTTCTTCTGACTCGGTGCCTGTTGAAATTACCCCTCTTGCATCGCTACCTCCTGAGGATAGGGAGGTCTCCACTCCCCAAAGCCCTAATGCTCCTCCTCCCGAAATGATTCTGAAGCTCCCAGAAGGGTTTGGCAGGTCCAGGGCCCTTGGTCACTGGCCTTACTTGGAACGCTTGCTGCTTCCTGGTCCTCGTTCGTCACTGGAGAAGAGACCCTTAAAGGAGATGGCGGACTTGGAAGCTGAGCATGCCTTTGAG TCGCTGCAGATTTCGCTCCTTATCCGAGAGAAGCTTGCCAAGCTGGAAGATGAAGTGTGCTTCCTCCGGACAGAAAAAAGGGAGCTCTTTGGCCAGCTGGATGGGGAGAGGAAGGAGAAAGCCAACCTCCGAGGGGAGATTGTCTCAGTTCGTAGCAGCCTGAAGGATTCTGAGGAACAGCTTGCTCAAGCTTTGGAGGCTAACAACTCTTTGACCGCTGAGATTAAGGTCCTGAGGGAGAAAAAGGCCAACCTGTCCAAGGCCCTGACTGACGTTGCAGCCTGCTCTTCCTGGGAGATGAAGATCACCTGTATTAAGGAATTTCAAGAGGGGAAGCACCTGTCCTGGGATCTGGAAGAGGAAGAACGATTGTTTGCCGACTCTTTTCCCGAGAAGGTTGACTTGGGCATATTGTCGGATTTCGAGATTGACGCCTTGGAGGAGGATGACGGCTTCTCTGCTGCTGAGgaggaagaagttcaaagagGAACTCATACTGCTGACAACCTGGCTCCAGAAGGCAACTCTGTTCAGCCTGCTCCTGGAGATGTTCCAACTCCTGTTGCAGAGGTGGAGCGTGTCGTGCTGGACTGA